A single genomic interval of Vulpes vulpes isolate BD-2025 chromosome 3, VulVul3, whole genome shotgun sequence harbors:
- the NYAP1 gene encoding neuronal tyrosine-phosphorylated phosphoinositide-3-kinase adapter 1 isoform X2, whose amino-acid sequence MNLLYRKTKLEWRQHKEEEAKRSSSKEVAPAGPTGPGAGPGPGVRVRDIASLRRSLRMGFMTMPASQEHTPHPCRSAMAPRSLSCHSVGSMDSVGGGPAGGVGGVTEDGSARRPPAKPRRHPSTKLSMAGSGAEVPPGKKAGSQKPAPEGRESSRKVPPQKPRRSPNTQLSVSFDESCPPAPSPRGGNLPLQRLSRGSCVAGDPEVGAQEEEPVYIEMVGDVFRGGGRSGGGLTGPPLGGRGPTPPAGADSDSEESEAIYEEMKYPLPEEAGEGRSNGAPPLTASSSPHQPPVLQPHTHRRPASALPSRRDGTPTKTTPCEIPPPFPNLLQHRPPLLAFPQAKPASRTPGDGVSRLPVLCHSKEPVGSTPAPQVPARERETPPPPPPPPAANLLLLGPSGRARSHSTPLPPQGSGQTRGERELPNSHSMICPKVAGAPAAPPAPAALLPGPPKDKAVSYTMVYSAVKVTTHSVLPAGPPLGVGEPKTEKEISVLHGMLCTSSRPPVPGKSSSHGGAMGSAAGVLHHRGCLASPHSLPDPTAGPLTPLWTYPAAAAGLKRPPAYESLKAGGVLNKGCGMGAPSPMVKIQLQEQGTDGGAFASISCAHVIASAGTPEEEEEEMGAATFGAGWALQRKVLYGGRKAKELDKVEDGARAWNGSAEGPGKVERDDRGPMASGIPVRSQGAEGLLARIHHGGDRGGSRTALPVPCQTFPACHRNGDFTGYRLGRSASTSGVRQAALHTPRPCSQPRDAPSQTHPALPLPLPLPPQPARERDGKLLEVIERKRCVCKEIKARHRPDRGLCKQESMPILPSWRRGPEPRKSGTPPCRRQHTVLWDTAI is encoded by the exons ATGAACCTCCTCTACCGAAAAACCAAGCTGGAGTGGAGGCagcacaaggaggaggaggccaaGAGGAG ctccaGTAAGGAGGTGGCTCCTGCAGGCCCCACAGGGCCCGGGGCTGGCCCGGGGCCTGGGGTCCGTGTGCGGGACATCGCCTCGCTGCGCCGCTCCCTCAGGATGGGCTTCATGACAATGCCAGCCTCCCAGGAGcataccccccacccctgccgcaGCGCCATGGCCCCACGCTCACTCTCCTGCCATTCAGTGGGCAGCATGGACAGTGTGGGGGGTGGGCCTgcggggggagtggggggtgtcACAGAGGACGGCAGTGCCCGAAGACCCCCTGCCAAGCCCCGGAGACATCCCAGCACCAAGCTCAGCATGGCAGGGTCGGGGGCAGAGGTGCCCCCGGGGAAGAAAGCAG GCTCACAGAAGCCCGCTCCCGAAGGCCGAGAGTCCAGCCGGAAGGTTCCTCCACAGAAGCCCAGGCGAAGCCCCAACACCCAGCTCTCTGTGTCCTTCGATGAGTcctgccccccggccccctcTCCTCGAGGGGGGAATCTGCCCCTTCAGCGCCTCAGTAGGGGGTCCTGCGTAGCTGGGGACCCTGAGGTGGGTGCCCAGGAAGAGGAGCCCGTGTACATTGAGATGGTGGGGGATGTCTTCAGGGGAGGAGGGCGAAGTGGAGGGGGCCTGACTGGGCCCCCTCTCGGGGGTAGGGGCCCAACCCCTCCAGCTGGCGCCGACTCGGACTCAGAGGAGAGTGAGGCTATATATGAGGAGATGAAGTACCCGCTGCCCGAGGAGGCAGGGGAAGGCCGGTCCAACGGGGCCCCTCCATTGACCGCAAGCTCCTCGCCACACCAGCCTCCTGTCCTGCAGCCCCACACCCACCGGCGGCCAGCTTCAGCCCTCCCAAGCCGGAGGGATGGGACACCTACCAAGACCACTCCTTGTGAaatccccccacccttccccaacCTCCTCCAGCACCGTCCCCCGCTCCTGGCCTTCCCCCAAGCCAAGCCTGCTTCCCGAACCCCCGGCGATGGGGTCTCAAGGCTACCGGTCCTCTGCCACTCGAAGGAGCCAGTGGGCTCCACCCCAGCTCCCCAAGTGCCTGCCCGGGAGCGGGAGACGCCTCCTCCACCACCTCCGCCTCCTGCTGCCAACCTGCTGCTGCTGGGACCCTCGGGCCGGGCCCGGAGCCACTCAACACCATTGCCACCCCAGGGCTCTGGCCAGACCCGGGGGGAGCGGGAGCTCCCCAACTCCCACAGCATGATCTGCCCCAAGGTGGCAGGGGCGCCggcagcccctcctgccccggCCGCCTTGCTCCCTGGCCCCCCCAAGGACAAGGCTGTGTCTTACACCATGGTATACTCGGCAGTCAAGGTGACCACGCACTCCGTCCTGCCAGCTGGTCCGCCCCTGGGTGTTGGGGAGCCAAAGACGGAGAAGGAGATCTCAGTCCTCCATGGGATGCTGTGCACCAGCTCAAGGCCCCCTGTGCCTGGGAAGTCCAGCTCCCACGGTGGGGCCATGGGCTCAGCAGCTGGGGTCCTCCACCATCGTGGCTGCCTGGCCTCCCCACACAGCCTTCCGGACCCAACGGCAGGCCCCCTGACTCCCCTCTGGACCTACCCAGCTGCAGCAGCTGGGCTCAAGAGACCCCCTGCCTATGAGAGCCTCAAGGCTGGGGGGGTGCTGAACAAGGGCTGTGGAATGGGGGCCCCGTCCCCCATGGTCAAGATCCAGCTGCAGGAGCAAGGGACCGACGGGGGTGCCTTTGCCAGCATCTCCTGCGCCCATGTCATCGCCAGTGCAGGGAcaccagaggaggaagaagaggagatggGCGCTGCGACATTTGGGGCAGGCTGGGCTCTGCAGAGGAAGGTCCTGTatggagggaggaaggcaaaAGAGCTGGACA AGGTCGAGGATGGTGCCCGGGCCTGGAATGGCAGTGCCGAGGGTCCAGGCAAGGTGGAGCGTGATGACAGGGGCCCCATGGCATCAGGGATCCCAGTGAGGAGTCAGGGGGCAGAGGGCCTGCTGGCCAGGATCCACCATGGAGGGGACCGAGGAGGGAGTCGCACGGCGCTGCCCGTACCCTGCCAGACGTTTCCTGCCTGCCACCGCAATGGAG ACTTCACAGGTTACCGCCTAGGGCGCTCCGCCTCCACCTCTGGAGTCCGGCAGGCCGCGCTCCACACCCCCCGGCCTTGCAGCCAGCCCAGGGATGCCCCAAGCCAG ACCCACCCCGcactgccgctgccgctgccccTACCGCCTCAGCCAGCCCGCGAGCGCGACGGCAAGCTGCTGGAGGTGATAGAGCGCAAGCGCTGCGTGTGCAAGGAGATCAAGGCGCGCCACCGCCCCGACCGAGGCCTCTGCAAGCAGGAGAGCATGCCCATCCTCCCCAGCTGGCGGCGGGGGCCCGAGCCCCGCAAGTCCGGCACCCCGCCCTGCCGCCGGCAGCACACCGTCCTCTGGGACACTGCCATCTga
- the NYAP1 gene encoding neuronal tyrosine-phosphorylated phosphoinositide-3-kinase adapter 1 isoform X1: MNLLYRKTKLEWRQHKEEEAKRSSSKEVAPAGPTGPGAGPGPGVRVRDIASLRRSLRMGFMTMPASQEHTPHPCRSAMAPRSLSCHSVGSMDSVGGGPAGGVGGVTEDGSARRPPAKPRRHPSTKLSMAGSGAEVPPGKKAGSQKPAPEGRESSRKVPPQKPRRSPNTQLSVSFDESCPPAPSPRGGNLPLQRLSRGSCVAGDPEVGAQEEEPVYIEMVGDVFRGGGRSGGGLTGPPLGGRGPTPPAGADSDSEESEAIYEEMKYPLPEEAGEGRSNGAPPLTASSSPHQPPVLQPHTHRRPASALPSRRDGTPTKTTPCEIPPPFPNLLQHRPPLLAFPQAKPASRTPGDGVSRLPVLCHSKEPVGSTPAPQVPARERETPPPPPPPPAANLLLLGPSGRARSHSTPLPPQGSGQTRGERELPNSHSMICPKVAGAPAAPPAPAALLPGPPKDKAVSYTMVYSAVKVTTHSVLPAGPPLGVGEPKTEKEISVLHGMLCTSSRPPVPGKSSSHGGAMGSAAGVLHHRGCLASPHSLPDPTAGPLTPLWTYPAAAAGLKRPPAYESLKAGGVLNKGCGMGAPSPMVKIQLQEQGTDGGAFASISCAHVIASAGTPEEEEEEMGAATFGAGWALQRKVLYGGRKAKELDTEVEDGARAWNGSAEGPGKVERDDRGPMASGIPVRSQGAEGLLARIHHGGDRGGSRTALPVPCQTFPACHRNGDFTGYRLGRSASTSGVRQAALHTPRPCSQPRDAPSQTHPALPLPLPLPPQPARERDGKLLEVIERKRCVCKEIKARHRPDRGLCKQESMPILPSWRRGPEPRKSGTPPCRRQHTVLWDTAI, encoded by the exons ATGAACCTCCTCTACCGAAAAACCAAGCTGGAGTGGAGGCagcacaaggaggaggaggccaaGAGGAG ctccaGTAAGGAGGTGGCTCCTGCAGGCCCCACAGGGCCCGGGGCTGGCCCGGGGCCTGGGGTCCGTGTGCGGGACATCGCCTCGCTGCGCCGCTCCCTCAGGATGGGCTTCATGACAATGCCAGCCTCCCAGGAGcataccccccacccctgccgcaGCGCCATGGCCCCACGCTCACTCTCCTGCCATTCAGTGGGCAGCATGGACAGTGTGGGGGGTGGGCCTgcggggggagtggggggtgtcACAGAGGACGGCAGTGCCCGAAGACCCCCTGCCAAGCCCCGGAGACATCCCAGCACCAAGCTCAGCATGGCAGGGTCGGGGGCAGAGGTGCCCCCGGGGAAGAAAGCAG GCTCACAGAAGCCCGCTCCCGAAGGCCGAGAGTCCAGCCGGAAGGTTCCTCCACAGAAGCCCAGGCGAAGCCCCAACACCCAGCTCTCTGTGTCCTTCGATGAGTcctgccccccggccccctcTCCTCGAGGGGGGAATCTGCCCCTTCAGCGCCTCAGTAGGGGGTCCTGCGTAGCTGGGGACCCTGAGGTGGGTGCCCAGGAAGAGGAGCCCGTGTACATTGAGATGGTGGGGGATGTCTTCAGGGGAGGAGGGCGAAGTGGAGGGGGCCTGACTGGGCCCCCTCTCGGGGGTAGGGGCCCAACCCCTCCAGCTGGCGCCGACTCGGACTCAGAGGAGAGTGAGGCTATATATGAGGAGATGAAGTACCCGCTGCCCGAGGAGGCAGGGGAAGGCCGGTCCAACGGGGCCCCTCCATTGACCGCAAGCTCCTCGCCACACCAGCCTCCTGTCCTGCAGCCCCACACCCACCGGCGGCCAGCTTCAGCCCTCCCAAGCCGGAGGGATGGGACACCTACCAAGACCACTCCTTGTGAaatccccccacccttccccaacCTCCTCCAGCACCGTCCCCCGCTCCTGGCCTTCCCCCAAGCCAAGCCTGCTTCCCGAACCCCCGGCGATGGGGTCTCAAGGCTACCGGTCCTCTGCCACTCGAAGGAGCCAGTGGGCTCCACCCCAGCTCCCCAAGTGCCTGCCCGGGAGCGGGAGACGCCTCCTCCACCACCTCCGCCTCCTGCTGCCAACCTGCTGCTGCTGGGACCCTCGGGCCGGGCCCGGAGCCACTCAACACCATTGCCACCCCAGGGCTCTGGCCAGACCCGGGGGGAGCGGGAGCTCCCCAACTCCCACAGCATGATCTGCCCCAAGGTGGCAGGGGCGCCggcagcccctcctgccccggCCGCCTTGCTCCCTGGCCCCCCCAAGGACAAGGCTGTGTCTTACACCATGGTATACTCGGCAGTCAAGGTGACCACGCACTCCGTCCTGCCAGCTGGTCCGCCCCTGGGTGTTGGGGAGCCAAAGACGGAGAAGGAGATCTCAGTCCTCCATGGGATGCTGTGCACCAGCTCAAGGCCCCCTGTGCCTGGGAAGTCCAGCTCCCACGGTGGGGCCATGGGCTCAGCAGCTGGGGTCCTCCACCATCGTGGCTGCCTGGCCTCCCCACACAGCCTTCCGGACCCAACGGCAGGCCCCCTGACTCCCCTCTGGACCTACCCAGCTGCAGCAGCTGGGCTCAAGAGACCCCCTGCCTATGAGAGCCTCAAGGCTGGGGGGGTGCTGAACAAGGGCTGTGGAATGGGGGCCCCGTCCCCCATGGTCAAGATCCAGCTGCAGGAGCAAGGGACCGACGGGGGTGCCTTTGCCAGCATCTCCTGCGCCCATGTCATCGCCAGTGCAGGGAcaccagaggaggaagaagaggagatggGCGCTGCGACATTTGGGGCAGGCTGGGCTCTGCAGAGGAAGGTCCTGTatggagggaggaaggcaaaAGAGCTGGACA CAGAGGTCGAGGATGGTGCCCGGGCCTGGAATGGCAGTGCCGAGGGTCCAGGCAAGGTGGAGCGTGATGACAGGGGCCCCATGGCATCAGGGATCCCAGTGAGGAGTCAGGGGGCAGAGGGCCTGCTGGCCAGGATCCACCATGGAGGGGACCGAGGAGGGAGTCGCACGGCGCTGCCCGTACCCTGCCAGACGTTTCCTGCCTGCCACCGCAATGGAG ACTTCACAGGTTACCGCCTAGGGCGCTCCGCCTCCACCTCTGGAGTCCGGCAGGCCGCGCTCCACACCCCCCGGCCTTGCAGCCAGCCCAGGGATGCCCCAAGCCAG ACCCACCCCGcactgccgctgccgctgccccTACCGCCTCAGCCAGCCCGCGAGCGCGACGGCAAGCTGCTGGAGGTGATAGAGCGCAAGCGCTGCGTGTGCAAGGAGATCAAGGCGCGCCACCGCCCCGACCGAGGCCTCTGCAAGCAGGAGAGCATGCCCATCCTCCCCAGCTGGCGGCGGGGGCCCGAGCCCCGCAAGTCCGGCACCCCGCCCTGCCGCCGGCAGCACACCGTCCTCTGGGACACTGCCATCTga